From a region of the Oceanispirochaeta sp. genome:
- a CDS encoding diguanylate cyclase, with the protein MNILLVDDRKENILTLESLLDNPDFSIKKAESGQEALEMLLDNEIALVLLDVQMPGMDGYETAELMRSSSRTRHIPIIFVTANSLENDHIFKGYDAGAVDYLTKPIEPMVLKCKVGIFLEIHRQKIELEHKTYELNAKIVELEELQQQLEEKNKQLKAISNLDGLTGISNRRYFNEILDKEWFRNLRDRKKMSILMMDIDHFKSFNDTYGHTAGDDALKNVAETISQTLKRRSDTLSRYGGEEFVAILPDTDKKGAIDLAERIILAITGLGIRNESSPVKNALTLSIGVSTMIPEKGQLPMTIVSKADDALYMAKGNGRNRVEYL; encoded by the coding sequence ATGAATATTCTTCTTGTAGATGACAGAAAAGAGAATATTCTGACCCTTGAATCTCTTCTGGATAATCCGGATTTCTCTATAAAAAAAGCGGAATCAGGCCAGGAGGCTCTGGAGATGCTTCTTGATAACGAGATAGCCCTGGTTCTCCTGGATGTTCAAATGCCTGGAATGGACGGATATGAAACAGCCGAGTTGATGCGCAGCAGCAGTCGAACCAGGCATATACCCATTATTTTTGTCACAGCAAACAGCTTGGAAAATGATCATATCTTCAAGGGATATGATGCGGGGGCCGTTGATTATCTGACAAAACCCATTGAACCGATGGTTTTGAAATGCAAAGTTGGTATTTTTCTGGAAATTCACAGGCAGAAAATTGAACTGGAACATAAAACCTATGAACTGAACGCTAAAATCGTGGAATTGGAAGAACTCCAGCAGCAGCTGGAAGAGAAAAATAAACAGCTTAAGGCCATCTCCAACTTGGATGGGCTCACAGGGATTTCCAACCGCCGCTACTTCAATGAAATACTCGATAAGGAGTGGTTCCGGAATTTGCGGGATAGAAAAAAGATGTCCATTCTGATGATGGATATTGATCACTTCAAATCATTCAATGATACCTATGGACATACTGCCGGTGATGATGCTCTGAAAAACGTTGCCGAAACCATTTCACAGACTTTGAAGCGCCGATCCGATACCCTGTCCCGTTACGGCGGGGAAGAATTTGTAGCGATACTTCCTGATACGGATAAAAAAGGAGCCATAGATCTGGCAGAAAGAATTATTCTTGCAATCACCGGATTGGGCATACGCAATGAATCTTCCCCAGTCAAGAATGCTCTAACCCTCAGTATAGGGGTAAGTACTATGATTCCGGAAAAGGGTCAGCTCCCCATGACGATCGTATCCAAGGCGGATGATGCCCTCTATATGGCGAAGGGAAATGGTCGTAATCGTGTGGAATATTTGTAA
- the hpt gene encoding hypoxanthine phosphoribosyltransferase → MKYTIEVLINEADLAKKVKELGETIENDYKDAEEIILVGLLRGSTVFLADLARHIKMDARIDFMVVSSYGNSMDSSRDVQIKKDLEEEIRGRHVIIVEDIIDTGYTLERVKEFLALREPASLKICTLLDKPERREVKVDVDYVGFTIPDVFVIGYGIDYAQKHRNLPYVGKVIPLD, encoded by the coding sequence ATGAAATACACCATCGAAGTTCTGATAAATGAAGCAGACCTGGCTAAAAAGGTGAAGGAACTGGGGGAAACCATAGAAAATGATTACAAAGATGCCGAAGAAATCATTCTTGTGGGACTTCTCCGGGGATCAACCGTCTTTCTGGCAGACCTGGCCCGTCATATAAAAATGGATGCAAGAATTGACTTCATGGTAGTATCCAGTTATGGCAACTCCATGGATTCCTCCCGGGACGTTCAGATTAAGAAGGATCTTGAAGAAGAAATACGCGGACGCCATGTCATCATCGTGGAAGATATTATCGACACAGGATATACACTGGAACGGGTCAAGGAATTTCTGGCTCTCAGAGAACCGGCTTCCCTGAAAATCTGCACACTCCTGGACAAACCCGAACGGAGAGAGGTCAAAGTGGATGTCGATTACGTTGGTTTTACAATCCCCGATGTCTTTGTTATCGGCTACGGCATCGACTATGCACAAAAGCACAGAAACCTCCCCTATGTGGGTAAAGTCATTCCCCTGGACTGA
- a CDS encoding sigma-70 family RNA polymerase sigma factor, whose amino-acid sequence MYIKYGPMVLRRCRSLLKDEDLALDAMQDVFVKLISKQDKLKENYPSSLLYTIATNHCLNIIRKEKKMSWGDEILDRIVSTEVLEEKAVNKMFLDQIFNSQKASTRTIAVLHYRDGLTLEETAEMTSLSVSGVRRRLRKLREAGFSMEGR is encoded by the coding sequence TTGTACATAAAATACGGCCCGATGGTATTAAGGCGCTGTAGAAGTCTCCTCAAAGATGAAGATCTGGCGCTGGATGCCATGCAGGATGTCTTTGTTAAGCTGATCAGCAAGCAGGACAAACTGAAGGAGAATTATCCCTCCAGTCTGCTCTATACAATAGCGACCAACCATTGCCTGAATATAATCAGGAAGGAGAAGAAGATGAGCTGGGGGGATGAAATACTGGACAGAATTGTCAGTACCGAAGTTCTGGAGGAAAAAGCTGTGAATAAAATGTTTCTGGATCAGATCTTCAACAGTCAGAAAGCCTCCACCCGCACCATTGCAGTCCTGCATTATAGAGACGGCCTGACCCTTGAAGAAACGGCTGAGATGACATCTCTGTCCGTATCAGGTGTAAGACGGAGATTGAGGAAACTGCGGGAAGCAGGTTTCTCAATGGAAGGAAGATAA